The sequence GAGGCCCCAGTTCGAATCTGGGCGCCCCGACTTCAACTTTCCGTGTGCGGGGTGCCCGCTGTAGCAACCCATGTAGTAACCCAGCCCGAGCGAGGCTACGTTCACAGAGAGGGGGAACGCAAAGAACCCGACCCTCTCCAAGTGGGCCGGGCTCTTGTGCGGAGTGACTACTCGACAGCCGCAGGAGTGGTCGGCGCACTCCCCCGCGCCCGCCGCCGAGAGCGGCCGGGGCCGTTTTCACGCACGGTGGCTATGGGACGTGTAGCTCTCCCGTGCTCTTGCCGACTTGGTCTAGGCTACCGCCGTCTTGGCGACAACCTGAGCGTTCGTTCTGGCGTTAGCTGCCGCCAGGGCGTTCAGGTGACGGTTGACGTGCGGCACGGCCGCGAACCACATCGCCGACCAGAAGAAGGCGCGCGGCACCGACAGTGGCTTGTTATTCATCGTGCCCAGCGTGGCGATCTCGGCGTTACGAACGATGCCGTAGAACCGCCACAACACCACGAGGTTGTAGATGGGAATGAACAGCCGCCACCAATCCTGCTCAGGCGTTTCGATGCCAGCGCTGCGCAGCCACTCGCAGACATAGGAGTGCCAGAAGTACCAGTAGATCCCCGCGGTGAAGAGCACCTTGACCTTGGCGCCGGACCAACGCATAGACGTTTCCTCCGTGCAACGAGGTGAGCTGTCACCTCTCATTCTGTCAGCGTATTGATTCTGGTCTTCAGGTTCGGGATTGGCATCGAGTCGTGTCATGGCCGTGCGCATGTCGTGGTCCCGCGTGACGACTCCGTCGCAAGGTACGGCCCTGACCGACTGGGGCGCTGCCGCAGCGGCAATGCCATCAGGCTGAATCTCGGTGGGTTTGATCGAACCCCAGGAGTGGTGCTGGGACCCGAAGAGGGCATCGCAATCCATGGTCTGTCGTCGATCAGAGGTTCGCAACTCGATCGTCCGTGCGCGCTCGAAGCAGTGCTCGGCTGCATAGCGATCGCCCGTGTCCCAGAGGATGTGCGCCAGGTGGCGGAGATCGGCGACGACGATGGGGTGCTCGTGTCCGTAGGCTCCTGCGTCGATTGCCAGCGCGCGATGACAGGTGATCCGCGCCTCAGCGAGTGCGCCGGCGTCCTGGAGGACACGGCTGAGGTGGCGAAGGTCAGCCGCTACGGTCGGGTGCCCGGCTCCGTGACACTGTTCATCAACGGCCGCGGCACGTTGGAGGAGCTCGACTGCGAGGGTCCGATCACCGAGGTGGCTGAGCACCCGGCCGAGGAGCTGGAGGTCGGCTGCTACATCGGCGTGAACGGGCCCGTGGGTTGCCTCATGCAGAGCCAGGGCTCGCTCCAGGAGTTCCCGGGCTTCGGCGAGCATCCCAAGGTCATGCAGAACGCAGCCGAGGTCGCGGAGGGCGATTCCCGTCTCTGCATGGTCCGAGCCATGGCGGGCGACCGCTTCGGTGAGCGCGCGCTCCATACGTGCGCGTGCGCCGCCGAGATCGTCGGCATCGTGCAGGAGCCACCGGCCGGAGTCGCCGGCCGCAAGTTGGGGGCGTTCGTAGCGTTCGATGCGCTCAGCGTGGAGAGGACGTGCGACAGCGGCCTGTCGTACCGCTCGGGCTGAGGGTGTTCAGCTCGGCGCCTGAGCAGCCTCCCGCCAGGCACGCCGCCTCCCGAGTGCGGTCCAGAGACCGGGCCGTCAGCCGGGCGTGTGGAGCAGGTGCCGCAGCAGATCGGCCGTCAGGCGAACCAGCGACAGCTCGGCGATGCCGCTGGCCGAGCGTGTTGCCTGAGCAGCGAACGTGTGGCCGTCCTGGGTACGTGCCGCGCCCGTGCCGTTGGTCCAGCGGATCGAGTTGAGCCGTGCCGTCACGTCGGCCAGCGGCTCGCCCGGTACCTGTGGAGGCGGCGGCCGCACCCCCGCCCGGATCGAGGAGGACGGAAGGCTCGGCCGGTCGTGTCCTGGAAGACGCGCGGCGAGGAAGCCCCGCTCGTGGTAGAGGAGCCAGCTCTTCGCGCGCACGGGAAGGGAGTCAGCCGAGGAGAGCACAGGGCTCTCGTCCGGAGCGAGCCCCGGCACACTCCAGAGCGCCGTGCGTGCCCTCGCCCTCAGGCCTCCATCCGCACCGTGCACGAGCATGACGGCGGCCACGAGCGCCGGCTCGAGCGAGCCGGCCCACCGGAGAGTGCCCTGGTGCCACCATCGCGGTTCGATTGCCTCCACCGGGATGGAGTGCGTCTCATGGGCCTCCACGACGGTGGTCTCAGAGAGAGCCCGAGCGCAGTGACCACCGGTGGCGATCGTGCCCGTCGCCAGGACGATGGCGTGATCTGAGAGGTTCGTCACGACGATCCGATCCGCGAGCGGCGGGTCATGCTCCGTGGGCACCGCCTCCTGAGCTGGGTGCCCGATTCGGAGCTCGTCGTTTGCGGCGGGATGGATGGGGACCACCGTCAGACCGAAGCGGTCGAGATGGGCGCCCCCCGATCGCAGGCGTCCGAGCAGTGCTGGGATCAGGGCGGCGACGTCGTGGTGCATTGTTGGGCTGGCTCGGAGCGTGTCGTGGCTGCGTGGGCGTCACCCTGCCTCAGCCAGGCGACAGCTATCTGTCGCCGCGGTACCGCTCCGCGGCCCGGTGGACGGCCTCGGACACGTGCGCCCGGAGCGACGGCGGCTCGAGCACCTCGACGAGATCTCCCCAGCCCAGCACCCAAGGCCGCATCTCCACCTCGCTGGACACCGTGAGGCGCATCTCGACACCGCCTCCGTCGAGCTCGGTGAGACGTGCGCTCGGATGCCAGACGGTCTGCTTCACCCGCCGGGCGGCCCGCGGCTCGAATCGCAGGACGACCTCCTCCTCGCCATCGCCGCGCCAGATTCCCCAGGAGCCGGCAAGGTGGGCGTCCACGTCGAAGTCCTCGGGCACCTCGAAGCGGTGCGCGAGCAGCCGAGCTGAGGCGATCCGGTCGAGGCGGAAGGAGCGGACCTCCTTCGACTTCTCGTCGTAGGCGAGGACGTAGATGGTGCGCCCCTCGGGACGCGGCTCCAGGAAGTAGGGATGGATCGCCCGGCGCGTGGCCTTGCCCTCGGCGTCTTCGTACTCGATCTCGGCGACCCGTGACTGGACGAAGGCCTCGACGACGGTGCGCTCCACCTGTTGCCGCGTTGGGTTGGGCGGCCGCGCCTCGATGGCCACGATGGTCGACTCCAGGTAGCGGACCACCAGGGGGAGGCGGAGCGCGGTTGCCAACTGGGCGAGCGCTCCCACCAGCGCGGGGTCCTGGTTGGGGCGCATCTGGTGGAGCAGCCGAACCGCCAGGAGCAGGGCTGCTGCCTGGTGCTGGTCGAGCTGCATCGCCGGTAGGCGGGTGCGGTCACCGACGCGGAAGCGACCGCTCTCCTCCTCGATGTCGATTCCCGCGCTGTCCCGGAGGGTGGCGAGGTAGCGCTGGACGGAGCGGACCGTCACCTCGAGTTCTTCAGCGAGCTGGGCGGTCGTGAGCCCGGTGCGCGTCTCGCAGAGGCGCTGATACAGCTGGAAGACGCGGATGAACTTCTCGCCCGGCTCGTAGGTGCTTGGCATCCGCGGAGGGTACTGCGCTTCGGCGGCGGTCGTGCTCGACGCCACCTCCGCACCGTGGACCACTGGTCAGGAGCCGAGCCGTCGGCTCGGTGCTCAGACGAGCACGGCGCCACCGTCGACGAGGATCGAGGTGCCCGTGGCCATCGGCTGCTCCATCGCGTAGAGGTAAGCGAGCGCGACGTCGGAGGGTTCACCCACGCGGCCGACGGGTAGGGTGGCGGCGAGGCCGTCGTACAGTGCCTGTTCGTCGTCGCCGGACATGCCGGCCCAGAGCGGGCTGCGGGTGACGCCGGGTGCGACCAGGTTGACCCGAAGGGGTGCGAGTTCGAGGGCGAGCTGCCGGGTGAGTGCCTCCATGGCGCCGCACACGCTCGCTGCGAGCGCCCAGCCTGGGCCGGGGCGCTGGCCGGCGTTGCCGCCGGTGAGCACGATGGAGCCGCGCTCACGCACGGCGCCGGCGACGGTGACCGCGCGGACGACGCCGAGCGCGCCGAAGTAGCGCGTCTCCCAGAGGCTCCGGGCGATCTCCGGGGTGAGGTCAGGCAGCATGGTGAGGTGGAGGGGTTCGCCGGCGGTGTACACCAGGTGGTCGATCGGTCCGGCGTGCTCGACGAGCCGCGCGATCGAGCCGGTGTCGGCGAGATCGACCGTGGCCCCCTCCGCGCGCTTGGGCAGGGTGCCGAGCGCGCGGTCGACGCTTGCAGGATTGCGGGATGCGACGATCGGCGTCGCCCCGCGCTCGGCGGCGGCCTGGGCGACTGCGAGGCCGAGCCCGGAGGTGCCGCCGACCAGGAGGATGCGGGCTCCGTCGAGTGTCACTGGTCGAACCCTTCGTGAGTGGATGCGGTTCGATCTTCGCCCGTGAGCCCACGCCCCGTCCAATACCCTTCGTGGCACCCTGACCCGAACTCGACTCCGGCGAGAGAAAGGGGGGACTTCCGAGTCGACCGTTCAGTCTGTACCATTGCCCCTAATCGGCTGATCGGAGCCGTGTGAGGGCCAACATGAGCGCTGCGACGAAGGTCACCAACCGAGAGACGGAAGCGGTTGACGTGGTGGTCGTCGGCGCCCGATGCGCCGGATCCGCCGCCGCCATCGCCCTCGCCAAGGCGGGACGGCGGGTGGTGGCGCTCGACCGCGCCACCTTCCCGTCCGACACCCTGTCGACCCACGTCATCTTCCCGTCCGGCATCGCCCAGCTGGCCCGGCTGGGCGCGCTGGAGCGCGTGCTCGCCTCGGGCGTGCCGAAGTGCCGGCGGATCATGCTGAGCGCCGCCGGCGTCGATGTGGTCGAGCGCTATCGCGCCGTCGAGGGCATCGACTACGCGATGTGCATGCCCAGGCCGGCGCTCGACCTGGCCCTGGTGTCGACGGCGCGAGGCTTCGGCGCGGAGGTCCGCGAGCACTCCGGTGTCACCGGGGTGCTCTGGGAGGGCGATCGTGCCGCCGGGGTGCGCTATCGCGCCGAGGACGGAGCCACCCGGGAGATCCGGGCGCCCCTGGTGATCGGCGCAGACGGCCGCCGGTCGACGGTCGCCTCGCTGGTCGGCGCCGAGGAGCCGTACCGCGGCTCCCGGAATGGCCGGGGTCTGGCGTTCTGGTACATGGACGACCCCAAGGCGGGCACGCCCTGGCGCGACGTCCTCGTCCAGTGGCGGATCGGAGAGGTGTTCGGGATGGTCTTCCCCACCCCCGACGACCGCATGCTGGTGCTCTTCATGGGCCCGGCGGAGGACATCCCGCGATTCCAGAAGGACGCCAGGGGCATGTGGGAGCAGATGCTCCGGCAGCACCGGCGCCTGGCCGACCGGGTGGAGGGGGCGGGCAACCCCACCAAGCTTCGCGCCACCGCCGACACCTCCTCGTACTTCCGGGCATCGAGCGGGCCGGGGTGGGCGCTGGTGGGCGACGCAGGCCACTTCAAGGACCCGATCATCGCTCAGGGCATCGGCGACGCGCTGCTCTACGGACGCCTGGTCGGCGAGTGCGCCGGACGCACCCTCGACGACCCCCGCGCGCTCGACCGCGCGCTGCTGGAGTGGGAGGCGCAGCGCGACCGTGACTGCCTGCCGGCGTACCATTGGGCGAACAACGAGACCCGGGTCGAGCCACTCTCCCGCCTGACGGTCGAGGCGTTCCGCAGCTTCGCCGCGGCGCCGGATCAGCGGAACATCTCTGACATGTTCTCCCGCGTGCGCAGGCCGGAGACGGTCATCAGCTTCCCTCGCATGGCACTCTGGCTGGCCCGAGCTCTGATGCGGCCCGGAGCACCGCGGCGCAGCCTCGTCCGCGAGGGAGTCCGCGAGACCCGTATCCATTTCGACGTCGTCTACGAGGGATGGAGGCGGGAGTTCCGCTCGCGCCGGGTCGCTGCCTCGGACCATCCCGGTTGGAGACGTGTCCCCGCCCCCGCCGCCGCACGCCCCACCCCCGCAGCGGCCGTGCGCACCCCCTCCGAAACCCCAGAGGAGGCACTGGTATGACCGTCTCCCGCGCACCCGAGCGCTCCCTCCGCATCGCCGTCATCCAACTCGCCGTCCGGTTGGGCGAGGTCGAGCGCAACCTGCGTCACGTCGAGGACCTCGTCGGTCAGGCGGCGCGGGAGCACCATCCCGACGTCATCCTCCTTCCCGAGAGCATGACCACGCCGAACGTGTACTCGCCGGTGATGCGGGAGGTCGCGAGGCCCGTCGACGGCGAGCCCTACCAGCTGCTGCGCCGCCTCGCTCGCGAGTACGGATGCTTTGTGGGTGGCGGCTTCCTGGCGGTGCGCGGGGGCGATGCCAAGGGCACCTACGTGCTCGCCGAGCCCGACGGCTCCACCCACCTCCACGACAAGGACCAGCCCAGCGACTGGGAGAACAACTACTACATCGGTGGCACCGATGACGGGTTCTGCTCCACCTCCCTGGGGCCGGTCGGGTTGG comes from Candidatus Dormiibacterota bacterium and encodes:
- a CDS encoding FAD-dependent monooxygenase produces the protein MSAATKVTNRETEAVDVVVVGARCAGSAAAIALAKAGRRVVALDRATFPSDTLSTHVIFPSGIAQLARLGALERVLASGVPKCRRIMLSAAGVDVVERYRAVEGIDYAMCMPRPALDLALVSTARGFGAEVREHSGVTGVLWEGDRAAGVRYRAEDGATREIRAPLVIGADGRRSTVASLVGAEEPYRGSRNGRGLAFWYMDDPKAGTPWRDVLVQWRIGEVFGMVFPTPDDRMLVLFMGPAEDIPRFQKDARGMWEQMLRQHRRLADRVEGAGNPTKLRATADTSSYFRASSGPGWALVGDAGHFKDPIIAQGIGDALLYGRLVGECAGRTLDDPRALDRALLEWEAQRDRDCLPAYHWANNETRVEPLSRLTVEAFRSFAAAPDQRNISDMFSRVRRPETVISFPRMALWLARALMRPGAPRRSLVREGVRETRIHFDVVYEGWRREFRSRRVAASDHPGWRRVPAPAAARPTPAAAVRTPSETPEEALV
- a CDS encoding transcriptional regulator gives rise to the protein MPSTYEPGEKFIRVFQLYQRLCETRTGLTTAQLAEELEVTVRSVQRYLATLRDSAGIDIEEESGRFRVGDRTRLPAMQLDQHQAAALLLAVRLLHQMRPNQDPALVGALAQLATALRLPLVVRYLESTIVAIEARPPNPTRQQVERTVVEAFVQSRVAEIEYEDAEGKATRRAIHPYFLEPRPEGRTIYVLAYDEKSKEVRSFRLDRIASARLLAHRFEVPEDFDVDAHLAGSWGIWRGDGEEEVVLRFEPRAARRVKQTVWHPSARLTELDGGGVEMRLTVSSEVEMRPWVLGWGDLVEVLEPPSLRAHVSEAVHRAAERYRGDR
- a CDS encoding SDR family oxidoreductase; its protein translation is MTLDGARILLVGGTSGLGLAVAQAAAERGATPIVASRNPASVDRALGTLPKRAEGATVDLADTGSIARLVEHAGPIDHLVYTAGEPLHLTMLPDLTPEIARSLWETRYFGALGVVRAVTVAGAVRERGSIVLTGGNAGQRPGPGWALAASVCGAMEALTRQLALELAPLRVNLVAPGVTRSPLWAGMSGDDEQALYDGLAATLPVGRVGEPSDVALAYLYAMEQPMATGTSILVDGGAVLV
- a CDS encoding DUF6569 family protein, with the protein product MHHDVAALIPALLGRLRSGGAHLDRFGLTVVPIHPAANDELRIGHPAQEAVPTEHDPPLADRIVVTNLSDHAIVLATGTIATGGHCARALSETTVVEAHETHSIPVEAIEPRWWHQGTLRWAGSLEPALVAAVMLVHGADGGLRARARTALWSVPGLAPDESPVLSSADSLPVRAKSWLLYHERGFLAARLPGHDRPSLPSSSIRAGVRPPPPQVPGEPLADVTARLNSIRWTNGTGAARTQDGHTFAAQATRSASGIAELSLVRLTADLLRHLLHTPG